A DNA window from Sylvia atricapilla isolate bSylAtr1 chromosome 6, bSylAtr1.pri, whole genome shotgun sequence contains the following coding sequences:
- the NRDE2 gene encoding nuclear exosome regulator NRDE2 — protein sequence MRDGKDGLALGTASRLWPQQFAAPFPQRGGGGRTALWGPQKAARQRPPRSDPGLLPGRHLGAGRKNYRSRRARRRGAILLPAARAGGGGRDMALFPAFAGAAQPGEPPAGSSEGSTRELDWLSNPSFSAEDALLLHQRTTEVANLIPEKSPLVRTSSRSELSEESDTDESLKQTSKKRKKKKKKHHHSKKTKKKTRGDSSSSESDVDTKHIKDKGSGKNSGKEAAANVDKKASSVSSSRSIWLDDLQAPAAETFRIDKKPDPANWAYKSLYRGDIARYKRKGESCLGIDAKKHRITWDSSTSKKKQAQSRPERYFTKSNVKMLNTDGILVCNKNSPSDPPAFIPVSQVETDDSSDTTEVNPLGIYDPSTTVWLQGKGCKSADNESVNTQQTVQEPGINVNSILMSKVEEYNKKVRENPRDINAWMEFISFQDELMSGPSAYAGKGEQELRRKSLKLILEKKLAILERAIESNPSNVDLKLARLKLCTEFWEPPAVIKEWQKLIFLHPNNPEMWKKYLLFCQSQFTTFSVSKINSLYGKCLTTLAAVQDGSMVSHPLLPGTEEAMLAIFIQQCHFLRQAGHSEKAVSLFQALIDFTFFKPDSVKDLPTRGQVEFFEPFWDSGEPRIGEKGARGWKAWMHQQEKGGWVVLKPDDEDDEELDEDQEIKDKTLPKWHIWLDIEYSREARHWLPWRPDKSKKETEEDCEDPERQVLFDDLGPSLIRLSNPKLQHQLLYSFLQFLGVPCTSKLFPSSLYIAMDENNIFDSVLYDDKPLTSVDFPLSGFNSIGHMDTMSRGRHQIGHYKEGEEFIQNVFHVLSQIFTGKEKSNLAICWLQYEISKVIQCLQAKKKKKLKAQGRKSKKLAKNFLKAPDNRNNLSLWKLYAYLEWLLGNIDDSRKVFDTALCTAGTGGLKSAQLCSLSLLYAQLEVELLESTEGAVMSRAVHVLTKLTENGPYVPYSGQVLPMNVLKARKAYEHALQDYLSETPVSDQGQVKDTDQLVNLVGCYALFQYLTVGIDAAVLIYTQASEKLEVSGSQKCENTGENFGILNFPTALEAVTVLHTNLLRFHMKISVYPLNPLREALTEALKRYPSNQSLWRSYIHIQRKSHSASKARRFFDSVTRSTNSLEPWLFAIQAEQMRKKLTEKVQRADVGEIHCTIPETGLTNRIVALFEHAIQSENGTHCPLLWRMYLNFMASVGKKEKSKGLFYKALQNCPWAKVLYMDAIEYFPDDLQETLDLMTEKELRVRVPMEELDLLLEI from the exons ATGAGGGATGGGAAGGACGGGCTGGCTCTGGGAACCGCATCCCGCCTCTGGCCGCAGCAGTTCGCTGCTCCCTTCCCGCAGCGCGGCGGCGGAGGGCGCACGGCTCTCTGGGGCCCTCAGAAAGCCGCCCGCCAGCGGCCACCCCGGAGCGACCCCGGCCTCCTTCCCGGCCGCCATCTTGGCGCCGGCCGGAAGAACTACCGCTCCCGGCGCGCTCGGCGGCGCGGCGCCATCTTGCTGCCGGCGGCtcgggcggggggcggcggccgAGACATGGCGCTGTTCCCGGCTTTCGCCGGGGCCGCCCAGCCCGGGGAGCCCCCCGCCGGCAGCTCCGAGGGCTCCACGAGAG aGTTAGACTGGCTTAGTAACCCAAGCTTCTCTGCAGAAGATGCACTATTACTGCACCAGCGCACTACAGAAGTTGCCAATCTCATTCCTGAAAAATCACCATTAGTAAG gacTTCTTCAAGATCTGAGTTGTCAGAGGAGAGTGATACAGATGAGAGTCTGAAACAGACaagtaagaaaaggaaaaagaaaaagaaaaagcatcacCACAgtaagaagacaaaaaagaaaaccagagggGATTCCAGTAGCAGTGAATCAGATGTGGATACTAAACACATCAAGGACAAAGGAAGTGGCAAAAACAGTggaaaggaagcagcagcaaa TGTAGATAAGAAAGCATCAAGTGTTAGCAGCAGTCGCTCTATTTGGCTTGATGATCTCCAGGCCCCCGCAGCAGAGACCTTCCGGATAGACAAGAAACCAGACCCTGCAAACTGGGCCTACAAATCCTTGTACCGTGGGGACATAGCAAG GtataaaaggaaaggagagtCCTGTCTTGGCATAGATGCAAAGAAACACCGTATAACTTGGGACAGTTCTACATCAAAAAAGAAGCAAGCACAGAGTCGACCTGAGCGCTACTTTACAAAGAGCAATGTGAAGATGCTGAACACAGATGGCATTCTTGTTTGTAATAAAAATTCTCCATCTGATCCACCTGCTTTTATACCAGTTTCCCAAGTGGAAACTGATGATTCTTCTGACACAACAGAAGTAAATCCTCTTGGGATTTATGATCCATCAACCACAGTGTGGCTACAAGGAAAAGGGTGCAAGAGTGCAGACAACGAGTCTGTAAATACGCAGCAAACAGTTCAGGAGCCTGGGATAAACGTGAACTCCATTCTAATGTCAAAAGTGGAAGAATATAACAAGAAGGTCAGAGAAAACCCAAGAGATATTAATGCTTGGATGGAGTTTATTTCCTTTCAG GATGAATTAATGAGTGGACCTAGCGCTTATGCCGGTAAGGGAGAGCAGGAATTAAGGAGAAAATCACTCAAGTTAATCTTGGAAAAGAAACTGGCCATTTTAGAGAGGGCAATTGAAAGCAATCCAAGTAATGTTGATCTGAAACTTGCCAGGCTGAAGCTTTGCACAGAATTCTGGGAACCACCAGCTGTGATAAAAGAATGGCAGAAGCTAATTTTTTTACATCCCAATAATCCCGAGATGTGGAAGAAGTACCTTCTCTTCTGTCAAAGTCAGTTCACTACCTTTTCCGTTTCAAAGATCAACAGTCTCTATGGAAAATGTTTGACAACGCTGGCAGCTGTACAGGATGGCAGCATGGTGTCccatcctctgctgcctggcacagaggaaGCTATGCTGG CTATTTTTATTCAGCAGTGCCACTTTCTGAGACAGGCTGGCCATTCTGAGAAAGCAGTGTCTTTGTTTCAGGCTCTGATTGACTTCACCTTCTTTAAACCTGACAGTGTAAAAGATCTGCCAACAAGGGGACAG GTGGAATTCTTTGAACCCTTCTGGGATAGTGGAGAACCACGAAttggagaaaaaggagcaagAGGCTGGAAAGCATGGATGCACCAACAAGAAAAGGGTGGCTGGGTTGTTCTTAAGCCTG atgatgaggatgatgaagagCTAGATGAGgatcaagaaataaaagataaaactCTTCCCAAGTGGCATATTTGGTTGGATATTGAATATTCCCGTGAGGCAAGGCACTGGTTACCTTGGAGGCCAGACAAATCCaaaaaggaaactgaagaaGATTGTGAAGATCCAGAAAGACAG gTGTTATTTGATGACCTTGGACCATCTTTAATCCGTCTTTCTAATCCAAAGCTTCAGCATCAACTGTTGTATTCTTTTTTGCAATTCCTGGGAGTTCCATGTACAAGTAAACTCTTTCCTTCCAGTCTCTATATTGCCATGGATGAAAATAACATCTTTGACAGTGTGCTTTATGATGATAAACCGCTGACTTCTGTTGATTTTCCGCTCTCTGGATTCAACAGTATTGGTCATATGGATACAATGTCACGAGGCAGACATCAGATAGGCCACTATAAAGAAGGAGAGGAGTTCATACAGAATGTCTTCCATGTTCTGTCCCAGATATttacaggaaaggaaaaatctaaCCTGGCCATTTGTTGGCTACAGTACGAAATATCTAAG GTAATTCAGTGTCTgcaagcaaaaaagaaaaagaagctaaAAGCACAAGGGAGGAAGAGTAAAAAGTTGGCCAAGAACTTCCTTAAAGCACCTGACAACCGAAACAACCTATCTCTCTGGAAACTCTATGCCTACCTGGAATGGCTGCTGGGTAACATAGATGATTCCAGGAAGGTGTTTGACACAGCTCTttgcacagcagggacaggaggattgaagagtgcccagctctgcagcctcagcctgcTTTATGCTCAGCTGGAGGTGGAACTGCTGGAAAGTACAGAAGGAGCTGTTATGTCACGTGCTGTTCATGTACTGACCAAACTGACTGAAAATGGACCATATGTGCCCTACAGTGGACAGGTGTTACCCATGAATGTCTTGAAAGCTCGTAAAGCATATGAGCATGCACTGCAAGATTATTTAAGTGAAACACCAGTTTCTGATCAGGGGCAGGTCAAGGATACTGATCAGCTGGTTAACCTGGTTGGTTGTTATGCGCTGTTCCAGTATTTGACTGTTGGGATTGATGCTGCAGTATTAATATATACACAAGCTTCAGAAAAACTCGAAGTTTCTGGttcacagaaatgtgaaaatactGGAGAGAATTTTGGCATTCTAAATTTTCCTACTGCTCTTGAAGCTGTCACAGTGCTGCATACAAACCTACTGAGATTCCACATGAAAATTAGTGTTTATCCTTTGAATCCCCTGCGAGAGGCACTAACGGAGGCTCTGAAACGGTATCCTAGCAACCAGTCTCTTTGGAGGTCATACATCCACATCCAAAGGAAGTCTCACAGTGCAAGCAAAGCAAGAAGATTTTTTGATAGTGTCACAAGGTCTACTAACTCTTTAGAGCCATGGCTGTTTGCAATCCAAGCAGAGCAGATGAGGAAAAAACTCACAGAGAAGGTCCAGAG GGCAGATGTTGGTGAAATACATTGTACTATTCCTGAAACTGGATTAACAAATCGGATTGTAGCTCTGTTTGAACATGCAATTCAGAGTGAAAATGGTACCCATTGTCCACTGCTGTGGAGAATGTATTTGAACTTTATG gcttcagtaggaaaaaaagaaaaaagtaaaggaTTGTTTTATAAAGCCCTTCAAAACTGTCCTTGGGCAAAG GTACTCTACATGGATGCAATAGAGTATTTCCCTGATGATCTGCAAGAGACACTTGATCTCATGACTGAAAAAGAATTGAGAGTGCGGGTACCTATGGAAGagctggacctgctgctggagatTTAA